ACCGGAGAAAATGGTGCTTCGTCCGGCGAACAAATGAGTCACGCTCATTTCGATCCTTCGTCGTCTCACGACGACTTTCTCCAACAGATTCTCTCTTCCGTTCCATCTTCTTCTCCCTGGCCTGAAATCTCCGGCGACGGTAACCCGTACAATTTCGACGACCATCAGTCAACTCTCTTGGCTTCCAAGCTCCGACAGCATCAGATCAACGGAGGTAGCTCCGCCGCCGCAGCTGCTAAAGCATTGATGCTTCAGCAGCAGCTTTTGCTTTCTAGAGGAATCGCCAGTAATGGCGGTGCTGGGATGAACGGCGATCAAAACGACGACGGTTTGAATCCGGTGAGTTTCATTTACCGAAAATTTCAGTTCAGTTGAGTGATTAATTAATTGGCTGAATTATAGTATATTAATGACAAATTAATTACCAAAAATTCAATTGAGTGACAGTTTAATCATGTTTATGGTTATAATTATCTGAATTATAGTAGATTAATGACGAATTAATTGTATACAGGGAAATGAGATTTCAGTTCAAGCTCTTTACAATGGATTCGCTGGATCTCTTGGTCAAACCTCTAATCAATCCCAGCATTTTCACCATTCTCAGGTCTGCATATGTATCATAATAGACGCACTAATTCATATTATCAATCAATTACAGTATTAATTTTTTCGTTAATTTATCGAAGAAATATATAGCCTCTCTGTCCGAGTAAAAGATCTGCTTGCACTCTATTCTTTCAGACTCTATATGTGAAATTACACT
This sequence is a window from Solanum dulcamara chromosome 10, daSolDulc1.2, whole genome shotgun sequence. Protein-coding genes within it:
- the LOC129870917 gene encoding bHLH transcription factor RHL1-like, which encodes MQAMNSFQSTGENGASSGEQMSHAHFDPSSSHDDFLQQILSSVPSSSPWPEISGDGNPYNFDDHQSTLLASKLRQHQINGGSSAAAAAKALMLQQQLLLSRGIASNGGAGMNGDQNDDGLNPGNEISVQALYNGFAGSLGQTSNQSQHFHHSQAQSFGAQAAALTMNQTPAASGSAGGAQPKQQKVRARRGQATDPHSIAERLRRERIAERMKSLQELVPNANKVLSMSRLGGAAAVAPLVADRSSEEAIRFFDIITREEVVVYKEMEVGAAVTERRRLQTTTAA